The following are from one region of the Nostoc cf. commune SO-36 genome:
- a CDS encoding P-loop NTPase family protein, which translates to MKKVAVFGNAGGGKSTLSKKLSQITGLPLYVLDKIKSQSGGKLVPDKDYKLAHQKILVSDQWIIDGFGCMETLWLRLNEADSLIFVDLPLYVHGWWVTKRLITGYFKPPEGWPSNSPILRSSLSSYRVLWLCHKYLTPKYREYIEQAQSIKNVYHIRSTKQISQFFELIEKEEKEQGG; encoded by the coding sequence ATGAAAAAAGTAGCGGTGTTTGGCAATGCTGGAGGCGGGAAATCAACTCTAAGCAAGAAGTTATCTCAAATCACTGGTTTGCCGCTTTACGTCTTAGACAAGATTAAATCTCAATCAGGGGGCAAGCTGGTTCCAGATAAAGACTATAAGCTTGCCCATCAAAAAATTTTAGTTAGTGACCAATGGATTATTGACGGGTTTGGTTGCATGGAAACCCTCTGGCTACGACTCAATGAGGCAGATAGTCTAATTTTTGTCGATTTACCGCTATATGTGCATGGATGGTGGGTAACTAAACGACTAATCACAGGTTACTTTAAACCGCCAGAAGGCTGGCCTTCTAATAGTCCAATATTAAGGAGTTCGCTTAGTAGCTATCGCGTACTTTGGTTATGCCACAAATATTTGACCCCAAAATACCGTGAGTATATCGAACAGGCTCAAAGCATCAAAAATGTTTATCACATTCGCTCGACTAAACAAATTTCGCAATTTTTTGAGTTAATTGAAAAAGAGGAAAAGGAGCAGGGGGGATAG
- a CDS encoding response regulator — translation MTTKQILVVDNEQYIQEVAKICLETVAGWKVVTASSGEEGIIKAETYQPDAILLDVMMPGMDGITTFEKLQANPLTKAIPVILLTAKIQASDRRRYTQMGMISAIAKPFNPLELAAEVALALGWSLAK, via the coding sequence ATGACAACAAAGCAAATTCTAGTGGTTGATAACGAGCAGTATATTCAAGAAGTTGCCAAGATTTGCTTGGAAACAGTCGCAGGCTGGAAAGTAGTAACAGCGAGTTCTGGCGAAGAAGGCATAATTAAAGCTGAAACTTACCAACCAGATGCAATTTTACTTGATGTAATGATGCCAGGAATGGATGGTATCACTACCTTTGAAAAGTTACAAGCCAATCCATTAACTAAAGCGATTCCGGTAATTTTGTTAACTGCCAAAATCCAGGCTTCCGATCGCCGTCGCTATACCCAGATGGGAATGATCAGTGCGATCGCTAAACCATTCAATCCCCTAGAATTAGCTGCTGAAGTAGCACTAGCCCTGGGCTGGAGTTTGGCAAAGTAA
- a CDS encoding ISAzo13-like element transposase-related protein: MKKIPQTDAIFENVFRENQASDENPKSLRVSIDTKAKVKIGNLSRGR, from the coding sequence TTGAAAAAGATTCCCCAAACAGATGCCATATTTGAGAATGTGTTCCGGGAGAATCAGGCATCAGATGAGAATCCCAAATCATTAAGAGTGTCTATTGATACTAAAGCCAAAGTGAAGATTGGGAACCTTTCTAGAGGCCGGTAA
- a CDS encoding ISAzo13-like element transposase-related protein, which translates to MIMILSCLAVLVPFGILNTHSNQLSIYLGQSAETSDFIVDCLTAWWRENQHNYLDLDEWVIDLDGGAATRSDRTQFIKRMVELSQAINLKIRLIYYPPYHSKYNPIERCWATLENYWNGAILDSVEAAAHWAANMTWKGIAPIVHLVETTYEKGIKVLSRELEQYQPQWQRSETLPKWDITIVPV; encoded by the coding sequence ATGATCATGATACTCTCATGTCTTGCGGTCTTAGTTCCCTTTGGCATTCTCAACACGCACAGTAACCAGTTATCTATTTATTTGGGACAGTCGGCGGAAACAAGTGATTTTATAGTCGATTGTTTAACCGCTTGGTGGCGTGAGAATCAACACAATTACCTTGATCTCGATGAATGGGTGATTGATCTTGATGGCGGTGCGGCGACTCGCAGTGACCGCACACAATTTATTAAACGCATGGTTGAGTTATCTCAAGCAATTAATCTCAAAATCCGACTGATTTATTATCCCCCCTACCATAGCAAGTACAATCCCATAGAGCGGTGTTGGGCTACCCTGGAGAATTATTGGAATGGCGCAATTTTAGATTCTGTTGAAGCCGCTGCTCATTGGGCTGCCAATATGACCTGGAAAGGAATTGCACCTATTGTACATCTGGTTGAAACCACTTATGAAAAAGGAATTAAAGTTCTGTCACGAGAGTTAGAACAGTATCAACCCCAATGGCAACGTTCTGAAACATTACCCAAATGGGATATTACTATCGTCCCTGTTTAG